The genome window TAGAAACATTAGAAGCTAGTGTGATAAGGGAGACATTGAAAGGTGGTAAGGGTGAAGTCATAAAAAACCCTAAGGTCTTTATCGATCCGTTATCTGTATTTAAGGAGATACCGTTCAGAGAGGATATATTAAGGGACGCTGCAATAGCTATTAGGTATTTTGTCAAGAATGAGGTCAAGTTTTCGAACTTATTTCTTGGATTAACCGGTACTGGAAAGACTTTCGTGAGTAAATACATCTATAACGAGATTGAGGAGGTTAAGAATGAGGATGAGGAATATAAGGATGTAAAACAAGCTTATGTTAATTGCAGAGAAGTTGGTGGAACACCACAAGCAGTGTTGTCATCATTAGCTGGTAAGCTGACTGGTTTTTCAGTGCCTAAGCACGGTATTAATCTAGGCGAGTACATTGATAAGATAAAGAATGGTACTAAGAACACAAAGGCCATAATATATCTTGATGAAGTTGACACATTGGTTAAGAGGAGAGGGGGAGATATAGTACTTTATCAACTGCTAAGGTCAGATGCTAATATATCAGTTATTATGATTAGCAATGACATAAATGTTCGTGACTATATGGAACCTAGAGTTTTATCATCCTTAGGTCCTTCAGTTATTTTTAAACCTTATGATGCAGAGCAACTTAAATTTATCCTTTCAAAGTATGCAGAATATGGTTTAATAAAAGGTACCTATGATGATGAAATACTAAGTTATATTGCAGCTATCTCTGCTAAAGAACACGGTGATGCAAGAAAGGCAGTCAATTTGCTTTTCAGAGCAGCTCAGCTAGCTTCTGGTGGGGGCATGATTAAAAAGGAGCATGTAGATAAGGCGATAGTGGATTATGAACAAGAGAGACTCATAGAGGCCGTCAAAGCCCTTCCTTTTCACTATAAATTGGCTTTAAGGAGTCTAATAGAATCAGAGGATGTGATGTCTGCTCATAAAATGTATACTGATCTTTGTAATAAATTCAAGCAAAAGCCTTTATCGTATAGAAGATTTTCAGATATAATATCGGAACTGGATATGTTTGGGATAGTTAAGATAAGGATAGTTAATAGGGGTAGAGCCGGTGGAGTTAAGAAGTATGCTTTAGTGGAAGATAAGGAGAAGGTGTTGAGGGCACTTAATGAGACTTTTGAAGATAGTATTGGTATTGGTGATTTTGATGATGTGGGAGAAAATTAAGAGGCTAGAAGAGAGACTATATGAACTAAGAAGGGAAATTGAGGAAGTTGAAAAGGAATTAGAAGGATTACCAAGCGGACATCTTGAGGTAAAGGTAATTAATGGAAACATTTACTATTACTTAAGGTATTGGGAAGATGGTAAATTAAAGAGCAAATATGTTGGCAAATTTGCTAGTGATATTAAAGAAAAACTTACAAGAAGCGAGCAATTAAGAAGAAGATTAACACAATTAAAAGAGGAAGAAAAGAAGTTATCCAATATTATTAACAAAGTAGAAAAGATTATTACTGATTATTAAACATGTCTCTATATGTATGTTTTACTTTAAGATAGTCTTAAATAACCTATTCTCTATAGATATAGAATAGTGATGCCTGTGATAATAGTATCGGCTCAGACATCGATTTCCCAAGCGTTATCTGGTATAGCTACTAGTATTATCGATGCAATACCTTCTATAATACTATTTGTAATAATACTATTAATAGGTTATATAATAGGTAATATAGTAGCGTATTCTATTAGGGCGTTCTTAGGTAGGATTTTTAGAGAGGAACACGTTAGAGCTAGTGTTGACATAATAGCAGGTACGGTAAAGGCGTTAATCATATTAATTGCATTGTCAATAGCTCTTTCTTTTCTACAGTTGGGAGCAGCTTCTGGATATGTTCAACAGATAGCTAATTATTTACCTAAATTAGCTGGGGCTATAGTACTCCTTACCATAGGCTTAACTCTAGTCAATATTCTGGTTGATTACATGCAGAGGCAAATAGGAGCTAGATCTCAAGATGACTTGATAACTGCGATATTTAACGTTCTGAGGTTTGGTCTTTATGCTGCTATCTTAACTGTTGCCGCATCCTTAGCAATTTTCAGTGTTATACCATATGTTGATCCTTATGTATTTTATGCGATAATATTAGGTGCCGTAATACTATATGCCGCATATGCCTTAATTGATAAAGTACTAGTTCCTTTTGCGAACTCTAATCCAGATTTAGCCTATGTCGCAAATTACGGTAGATTAATATTATATATTATTGTACTATTAATTGCAATCGCTATAATAGTTGAACCCTTCGGAAATGTTACATCAATAATATACGCTATATCGTGGGGTCTGGCAATAGCTTTTGCCATAGCATTAATTCCTCTGGTTATAAGTTTGGTAAAGAAATTCTTGGCAGAAATTAAATAAGTCTTTATAACAAGCCTTTTTTAAACTCTAGTTACCCTATTATTTTTATGAGTGGAATTTCCTCGAAGGAATTAGAGGAACTTAAAAATAGTGGTTGGCTGATATTAGAAGATGGAAAGAAGGTTAAAAAGGAATTTAAGTTTAAGGATTTTAAGCAATCAATAGATTTCTTGAAAGATATTCAACCGTCAGCAGATGCTTTGGATCATCATCCTGATGTTTGTGTTTATTATAATAGAGTAATAGTGGAATTAACAACTCATGATGTAGGCGGATTAACAGATCTTGACTACAAATTAGCTATAAAAATTGATGAACTTTACAAATTGAAAACTAGCAATTTGCAATAAGAATTGACGTGTAAAATAATGATAGTGTTTTTGTAAGTTAAGTCTAGTACTCCGTTTATTAAAATTTTAAGAAGTTAGAAGGAACTCAATACGTTCTCTTCCACCAACTTTAATTCCTTTATTTACTTTAATTTTTAGGAAGTTTTCTAATATAGTGATCTCTCCTTTCATTTTAACGTTCAGTATTTTTCCGGGAAATCTCCATATTGCCTCATATGGATATTCTGTGATCTCCTCCTCGTAGAAGTTTTCGTAGACGTTTACTCCTTTCCTTAATTTTCCCCTAAACACTATTATAAATTCAATAACGGGATGGGTAATATCTAAAAGGAAAATGTCTGTACTAACTACTTTAGCTCTTGTAGATCTATCATTTATTATTATCTTCTCCTCATCTAAAAAATTCTGCATGTTTCCCTTAACTATCTCCATTTCTTTATCTAGCATTTCTCTTGTTAGACTTGCATAGTAATTTTCAGGATCATAATAATAGAAAAAAGTGTATTGTGTAACGTTACCCACTTTATCCATAACGAAATTTCCTAAGCCGAATATTGGAGTTACTTTTTCACTCATCTTTTCCTCCTTTTCTTTCCTATCTCTGCTTGTAAATAGGGCTGTAACACTTCTTTTAGTGCTGGACATTCATTTAACTTTCGTTTTAACTCAGTTAGGAAACAACATAGTGCTCCTAATCTCTCCATACTTGTAAACTTTATCGAGTTTTGTGGCCTTTCAGTGGATATCGTTAAGAATCTGGCTTGGCCAGATAATGCCTTTAAATAGAGTCTGTCAGTTGAAGCTAATTCCGTAGTTGTCCACTTTCCCTCAGTGGATTCTGGTAATTTTATTTCATTCCAAGATACGTTATTACATTCAGTTTGACATTCAAATTCCTCATCTGTACTAATTAAGTCTACGACCTCCGCCTCTGTAATCTGTGCTGTAGGTGATAAAAAGTTTGACATTGAAGTTTTTAATTCCTCCCTTTGATATGCACAACACGCTAGAGTTTGTAATTCGTCCACCATTTCGAAATCTCTTAGATTTATGTTATTTGTCCCTCTTACAGTAGATATTGTAAGCAATGTAAGTGAATTAGGAAGCATGAGTACTTCGAATTTAAAATAATTTGAATCAGCTATTCTTATAATATAGGTTTTATTTTCTTCATTAGATAATTTTCTAAAACTTTCAAATTTTTCCCGAAGGAGATTAGAATCGCAGTTAGGTACAAGAAATGAGAAACCTCTTATTTCCCTTATTGACTTCGTTGAACACTTCATCGTATATATTATACACTATTAAGGTATTTAACTTTAAGAGCTATTAAGTTCGTTTGCTTTTTGAATATCAGTATAGGCTTCATCTTCTCTCCCTAATTTCATTAGAGATTTAGCTCTCCTTACGTACGCATTTCTATATAATGGGTTGGCATTGATAGCTTTCGTATACATATTTACTGCTTCCTCTAATAATCCCCTACCTTCCTTTAATTCTCCTAAACTGAAGTATACTTCTGCATAATATGGGTTTAGATTAATTGCTATTTCCAAATCACTTTCAGCTTCCTTATAGTTTCCTAATTCTTTTTGAGCCATAGCTCTATAAAAGTACAACTCAGCGTCAGTAGGATATTTCTCGATTGCAATACTTAAGTCAATTATAGCATCATTATATCTGCCTAATTTAAATTCTGAGATACCCCTTATCTTATATACTAAAGGATCCTCATCTTCTATAATCTTAATCTCATTTAGGGCGTTCTCGTAATTTTCCAATTTTAAATAAATCAATCCTCTTAGTTTACTAGACTCCTTAGAATTATCATCTAAATACGCTAGTGCGTCTCTATAAAGTCCTTGAATTATAAGTACTTTAGCCATTCCAATTTTATCTTGAGCTTTCTGAAAATTCTCGTAAGCTTCTTGTAGTTTTCCTAGCTCAAAGAGTATTTTTCCTTTAAGGGAGTAGGCTTCCTTGAGGTCTGGATTCTGAGCGATTATTTCATCTAATAATCTTAATGCGTAATTTAAGTTCTTGTTCTTATATTGAGTATAAGCTTCTTTCAGGCTCAAACTCTCACTTAATATATCAATTAATCTTTTTGGTAAAATAAGCATTTTATATGATCTACACTTTGTTAAGGTTAGTCATTTATGAAAAATCGTGTGATAAGATAAGTTTAGTTTATTTTAATAAAACTGAATTTTCTCTTGAGTTAGAGAGAATCAAAGGTATTATGTGTATTCACTCTCACGTCTGCGTTTTACTTAAGAAGTTGAATAAAAAGGTCAACGTATTAGTGACTTACATATTGTAAAGTTTCGGTATTGAATTCAAGATTTAGCCTTTGTACGAAAATGTTTTGAATTCAGATATTTCCCTCCATTACATGCATCACATGAGGCAATAAGAATATTCAAGTCAACACATTATTAGAGTTTTGAAGGAAAACATTTTTTGATCATTTTGAGTTATGTGGGCATTTAATCTTCTCTACTTCATCTTGAGTCAAGGGAAAACCATTTTGTCTGAAAGTAATCATCAGAACCGAGTTCGTTCTTCATCAATCAAGGCATGCCAGGTTCATCATATAATCCAGTGCTTATACACTCATTTCCCCATCCTCTCATTAGCCCTTCTCTAATTATTTTTAGATACTCTTCGCTTGGTTTCATTCTATCCTCTTTATGGCTAGAGACGTAGGCATACGCAAAATATTCTTTTCCATTTTTATCATAAACTTTCACAACTTCTCTAATATACTTTATTAAGTGTTGCTCAGCCTTATCTAACGAGTTTAAAGTATGAAGGAAAACCTTTTGCAAATATCCACATATTATGCCGTTTTCATCTTCTATTAGATTTGCGCAATAACCGTATTTGCAGGGTATGTTAAATATCAGCTTATAGCCTTTCATATAGGCTGGAATTTCACTTAACATTATATCAACTCCACGCTGATGTAAAATCTTCTCATTAGTATTTTCAGCATATGCGAAATAGTTTACAATTATGGGCATTCCGCTCCACGCTGAGTAGTCGCCCTCTTCTATCTTATCCATATCTTTTGCTATTTCTCTGTTGTATCTGTAGAAATATACGTTATCCAAGTAATATTTTCTTTTTTGATCAAAATATACCCTTGTTTTTTCCCTCACGTACAAATCATCTGGGGATCCTTTGTAATCCTCTACCTCATCAAGTAATTTAATTAGGTTCTCATCTATCTCATAAACTTCTCCCCAAACTATACCATCACCCTTAATTATACCTGGATAATTGCCTAAATCGTACATTTCATAACCTTCTATGTAACCTAGGCCTATAAACCTTGATTTAGCTACTAGGTGATTTAACTCGAAACCATATCTTAGACTACCATACACAAAAAGGTACATATTTACTCACCTAAAAATGACTCTAGCCAAAGTTCAACTTCATCTATGTTTAAAGCTTTTATAGGTTTATCGTTTTCCATAAGCGTTGTAGAATCATAGTACGCTAATCCATCTCTTATCTTAAATTTTATAACGTAGTATCGTTGATTTGGTATCTCTCCTTCCCCTCCTGCTTCTTCAATCGTTGGAGGGTAAAATATTGCTAGTAACTCTTCTCCGTTTTCCCTAACGTCAAGACCCCTCCTAGTAAGTATATCTATCAATTTTTTATACTCTACTGGTTTCAATATCACTCACCTTCTTTCTGACTATTAATTTCATCCCCTCTCTTCTTATAACTATTATATCTTCGTTTTTCTTTATATCCTCTAGAGCTAAGGCTCGCCAATATTCGCCCTCTACTATTACATACCCTTCTTGTCCAGATTTTATATCATCAACTGCTTTTCCAATTTTTCCCTCATAGGAGTATAAGTTTCTCCCTCTAGTTTTTATAACAACATTAATAACCCTATATGTTAAGAAACCTAGTAGGGCCAAAGTAGGAATATCTATAATAGGGTCGGATATGTAACCAGTAATGACTAAAATTGCGATTAAAATTGCGATAATTATCAAGGTGATTGCTACTGGGTGTGCCACAGATTTTTTATTAGTTTAATTAGTATATATTCGTGATGTATAAGGTTCTGCTTATACTAATTCTATTGTTACCATTATCAATGCCATTGACAATACATACTATTTCGCAACCTTCTTCCTTGGCTTTTCCCTCTGGAGTAACCAGTTATCCTTTGAATACAGTAATCTATACAAATTTCGTTGTGGGTAAGATCAATATTTCATATTTAAATATAGGTAGATCATACTTGCCTGGAGGAGAATATTTTACTACGGGGAATGCGTCTCTTCAGCTAAACGCTATGGTATTAGGAAAATATTGGGCACAAAATGTAATCCTATTTCATCAAATATCAAATAATACCTTTTATGCTACACTGATAGTAAATCTTTGGAATCTCTCTGGCCCCTTTAGCAATTCAACAGGGAATTCGTTAGTATACCAAGGCCTTGGCGTAATTTGTTATCAAGGTCCAACGTTAAAGGTAAACTTACCCCTCTCCATTAGTCTATTTATGGAGATAGTTAATTCTACACTAGAC of Sulfolobus sp. E5-1-F contains these proteins:
- a CDS encoding gamma-glutamylcyclotransferase, which gives rise to MYLFVYGSLRYGFELNHLVAKSRFIGLGYIEGYEMYDLGNYPGIIKGDGIVWGEVYEIDENLIKLLDEVEDYKGSPDDLYVREKTRVYFDQKRKYYLDNVYFYRYNREIAKDMDKIEEGDYSAWSGMPIIVNYFAYAENTNEKILHQRGVDIMLSEIPAYMKGYKLIFNIPCKYGYCANLIEDENGIICGYLQKVFLHTLNSLDKAEQHLIKYIREVVKVYDKNGKEYFAYAYVSSHKEDRMKPSEEYLKIIREGLMRGWGNECISTGLYDEPGMP
- a CDS encoding mechanosensitive ion channel family protein, producing the protein MMPVIIVSAQTSISQALSGIATSIIDAIPSIILFVIILLIGYIIGNIVAYSIRAFLGRIFREEHVRASVDIIAGTVKALIILIALSIALSFLQLGAASGYVQQIANYLPKLAGAIVLLTIGLTLVNILVDYMQRQIGARSQDDLITAIFNVLRFGLYAAILTVAASLAIFSVIPYVDPYVFYAIILGAVILYAAYALIDKVLVPFANSNPDLAYVANYGRLILYIIVLLIAIAIIVEPFGNVTSIIYAISWGLAIAFAIALIPLVISLVKKFLAEIK
- a CDS encoding tetratricopeptide repeat protein, with the translated sequence MLILPKRLIDILSESLSLKEAYTQYKNKNLNYALRLLDEIIAQNPDLKEAYSLKGKILFELGKLQEAYENFQKAQDKIGMAKVLIIQGLYRDALAYLDDNSKESSKLRGLIYLKLENYENALNEIKIIEDEDPLVYKIRGISEFKLGRYNDAIIDLSIAIEKYPTDAELYFYRAMAQKELGNYKEAESDLEIAINLNPYYAEVYFSLGELKEGRGLLEEAVNMYTKAINANPLYRNAYVRRAKSLMKLGREDEAYTDIQKANELNSS
- a CDS encoding Cdc6/Cdc18 family protein, translating into MIRETLKGGKGEVIKNPKVFIDPLSVFKEIPFREDILRDAAIAIRYFVKNEVKFSNLFLGLTGTGKTFVSKYIYNEIEEVKNEDEEYKDVKQAYVNCREVGGTPQAVLSSLAGKLTGFSVPKHGINLGEYIDKIKNGTKNTKAIIYLDEVDTLVKRRGGDIVLYQLLRSDANISVIMISNDINVRDYMEPRVLSSLGPSVIFKPYDAEQLKFILSKYAEYGLIKGTYDDEILSYIAAISAKEHGDARKAVNLLFRAAQLASGGGMIKKEHVDKAIVDYEQERLIEAVKALPFHYKLALRSLIESEDVMSAHKMYTDLCNKFKQKPLSYRRFSDIISELDMFGIVKIRIVNRGRAGGVKKYALVEDKEKVLRALNETFEDSIGIGDFDDVGEN
- a CDS encoding NfeD family protein, which gives rise to MAHPVAITLIIIAILIAILVITGYISDPIIDIPTLALLGFLTYRVINVVIKTRGRNLYSYEGKIGKAVDDIKSGQEGYVIVEGEYWRALALEDIKKNEDIIVIRREGMKLIVRKKVSDIETSRV
- a CDS encoding 4a-hydroxytetrahydrobiopterin dehydratase, producing MSGISSKELEELKNSGWLILEDGKKVKKEFKFKDFKQSIDFLKDIQPSADALDHHPDVCVYYNRVIVELTTHDVGGLTDLDYKLAIKIDELYKLKTSNLQ